In Candidatus Omnitrophota bacterium, a single genomic region encodes these proteins:
- the rpsL gene encoding 30S ribosomal protein S12, translating into MPTISQLIRHRRKHKARRSKSPALTSCPQRRGVCLQVKTMTPKKPNSALRKISRVRLSNKIEVTSYIPGEGHNLQEHSIVLVRGGRVKDLPGVRYHIIRGTLDTSGVANRKKSRSKYGAKRGK; encoded by the coding sequence ATGCCGACAATATCACAGCTGATCAGACATCGCCGGAAACACAAAGCCAGACGCAGTAAGTCGCCGGCTTTGACCAGTTGCCCCCAGCGGCGCGGCGTTTGCCTGCAGGTCAAGACCATGACGCCCAAAAAGCCGAACTCGGCGCTGCGTAAAATTTCGCGCGTGCGGCTTTCCAATAAGATCGAGGTCACCTCGTACATCCCGGGGGAAGGGCATAATTTGCAGGAACACTCGATCGTGCTGGTCAGGGGCGGGCGCGTCAAGGACCTTCCCGGCGTGCGTTATCACATCATCCGCGGCACGCTGGACACCTCGGGCGTGGCCAACCGCAAGAAATCACGTTCCAAATACGGTGCCAAGAGGGGAAAATGA
- the rpoC gene encoding DNA-directed RNA polymerase subunit beta' — protein sequence MRDKIDITKQDRITIRIASPDIIMSWSKGAVKKAETLNYRTLKPEKDGLFCEKIFGPIRDWECNCGKYKGIKFKNITCDRCGVLVTRSSVRRERMGHIELACPVTHIWFYKAVPSRLAALLQVGLRDLEKLIYYEEYVVIDPGTTPLKKKQFLSEDEYQDALVKHGGAFKARIGADAIRELLRELDLAVLCKKLRKDLADANPNGTNFKKIAKTLKIVEDFRASGNSAEWMVLHVLPVIPPDLRPLVPLEGGRFATSDLNDLYRRVINRNNRLKKLIDLNAPEIIVRNEKRMLQEAVDALLDNGRHGRPVLGSGNRPLKSLSDMLKGKQGRFRMNLLGKRVDYSGRSVIVVGPDLKLHQCGLPKKMALELFEPFIIRKLREKGFVHTIKGAKRMVERAKIEVWDILDEVIQDHPVMLNRAPTLHRLSIQAFQPILIEGKAIKLHPLVCTAFNADFDGDQMAVHVPLSLEAQIECRVQLLSVNNLFSPADGRPVVSPTQDIVLGLYYLTKERPSARGEGHLFGTCEEVTVAYFDGYVDLHARIKLRLGTSVWGQGKPSMVIHPEMKDKKKKEQETAPSATKIIETTVGRVFFNETLPADYGFVNELLDKKRIGAVIADCYKRFGQHRTVQLLDDVKQLGFIRATEAGISIAMSDLTIPEDKPKVIAAAKQEVAKVDDQYRKGIITDRERYNKVIDVWTHTTETISDLVFKKMDQFNPVYIMADSGARGSKLQIRQLSGMRGLMAKPSGEIIENPITASFREGLTVLEYFISTHGARKGLADTALKTADAGYLTRRLVDVAQEMVINEPDCGTVNGITVAAITEGDELVVSLKERIVGRVALDNIVDIVTDQQVVGSGEIITEEKADFIEQLGIEKVRIRSVLTCETEQGVCIKCYGRNLATHRVVEIGEAVGTIAAQSIGEPGTQLTMRTFHIGGTASRTIEQSFIKVKQDGTVKYHQLRAVQRGKEFIVLNRNGAVSINNEYGREYERHILPQGTALSFADGKSISKGAIVASWDPYTIPIITEAKGSVSFEDLTENVTFRREENPVTGIVERVVVEHKQEFHPQIIITDDKKEIVGIYSIPVGAHILVSDKNVVGAGELIAKIPRGASKTRDITGGLPRVAELFEARRPKDPAVISEIDGTVEFGADKKGLRMIVVRSSTGMVKEYTIPHGKHPNVYKGDTVYAGQQLTDGPVVPQDILRVCGDKALQEYLLNEVQEVYRLQGVRINDKHIEIIISMMLKKVRIDDSGSNDFLVGDQVDRVVFKKANEAVLKKKGKPAQATPLLLGITKVSLTTESFISAASFQETTRVLTEAAASGKVDLLLGLKENVIVGHLIPAGTGMKEYQKVEMVKYADNITADQTSPETQSQTQ from the coding sequence ATGAGAGACAAGATCGATATCACCAAACAGGACCGGATCACCATCAGGATCGCTTCGCCGGACATCATCATGTCCTGGTCCAAAGGCGCGGTGAAAAAAGCCGAGACCCTCAATTACCGCACCCTGAAACCGGAGAAGGACGGGCTCTTCTGCGAGAAGATCTTCGGCCCCATCCGCGACTGGGAATGCAACTGCGGAAAATACAAGGGCATCAAGTTCAAGAACATCACCTGCGACCGCTGCGGGGTCCTGGTCACGCGTTCGTCGGTGCGCCGCGAGCGCATGGGCCACATTGAACTGGCCTGTCCGGTGACGCATATCTGGTTTTATAAAGCGGTCCCGTCCCGTCTGGCAGCGCTCCTGCAGGTGGGTCTGCGCGACCTGGAAAAATTGATCTATTACGAAGAATATGTGGTCATTGACCCGGGCACGACCCCTTTGAAGAAAAAGCAGTTTTTGTCCGAGGACGAATACCAGGACGCCCTGGTCAAACACGGCGGCGCTTTCAAAGCCAGGATCGGCGCGGATGCCATCCGTGAGCTTCTCAGGGAATTGGACCTCGCCGTCCTGTGCAAGAAATTGCGCAAGGATCTGGCCGACGCCAACCCCAACGGCACCAATTTCAAGAAGATCGCCAAGACCTTAAAGATCGTCGAAGATTTCAGGGCCTCGGGCAACAGCGCCGAATGGATGGTCCTGCACGTCCTGCCGGTCATTCCGCCGGACCTGCGTCCGCTGGTCCCCCTGGAAGGCGGCCGTTTCGCCACCTCCGATCTCAACGATCTTTACCGCCGGGTCATCAACCGTAACAACCGCTTGAAGAAACTGATCGACCTGAACGCTCCCGAGATCATCGTGCGCAATGAAAAGCGCATGCTGCAGGAAGCGGTGGACGCCCTTTTGGACAATGGCCGTCATGGCCGTCCGGTGCTGGGCTCCGGCAACCGCCCCTTGAAGTCCCTGTCCGACATGCTCAAAGGCAAGCAGGGGCGTTTCCGCATGAACCTTTTGGGCAAGCGCGTGGATTATTCCGGACGTTCGGTCATCGTCGTCGGTCCGGACCTGAAATTGCACCAGTGCGGTCTGCCCAAAAAAATGGCGCTGGAACTTTTTGAACCGTTCATCATCCGTAAATTGCGTGAGAAGGGCTTTGTCCACACCATCAAGGGCGCCAAGCGCATGGTCGAGCGCGCCAAGATCGAGGTCTGGGACATTCTCGACGAGGTCATCCAGGACCATCCGGTCATGCTCAACCGCGCGCCCACGCTGCACCGTTTGTCCATCCAGGCGTTCCAGCCGATCCTCATCGAAGGCAAGGCCATCAAACTGCATCCGCTGGTCTGCACGGCGTTCAACGCGGACTTTGACGGTGACCAGATGGCCGTGCACGTGCCCCTGTCGCTCGAAGCGCAGATCGAATGCCGCGTGCAATTATTGTCCGTCAACAATCTCTTTTCACCGGCGGACGGGCGCCCGGTCGTTTCTCCGACACAGGACATCGTCCTGGGACTGTATTACCTGACCAAGGAACGTCCTTCGGCCCGCGGCGAAGGCCATCTGTTCGGCACCTGCGAGGAGGTCACGGTCGCTTATTTCGACGGGTATGTGGACTTGCATGCCCGCATCAAACTGCGTTTGGGCACTTCGGTCTGGGGTCAGGGAAAACCGTCCATGGTCATCCATCCTGAAATGAAGGACAAGAAGAAAAAAGAGCAGGAGACCGCTCCTTCGGCCACAAAGATCATCGAAACCACCGTCGGTCGCGTATTTTTCAACGAGACCCTGCCCGCGGATTACGGGTTCGTCAACGAACTCCTGGATAAAAAACGCATCGGCGCGGTCATCGCCGATTGCTACAAACGTTTCGGCCAGCACCGCACGGTCCAGCTTCTGGACGACGTCAAGCAGTTGGGATTCATCCGGGCCACCGAAGCCGGCATTTCCATTGCCATGTCCGACCTGACCATCCCGGAAGACAAGCCTAAGGTCATCGCCGCGGCCAAGCAGGAAGTGGCCAAGGTGGACGACCAGTACCGCAAAGGCATTATCACGGACCGTGAACGCTACAACAAGGTCATCGACGTGTGGACCCACACGACCGAAACCATTTCCGACCTGGTCTTCAAGAAAATGGATCAGTTCAATCCCGTTTACATCATGGCCGATTCCGGGGCGCGCGGTTCCAAATTGCAGATCCGCCAACTTTCCGGCATGCGCGGCCTGATGGCCAAACCGTCGGGCGAGATCATTGAGAACCCGATCACGGCCAGTTTCCGCGAAGGCCTGACCGTTCTGGAGTATTTCATTTCCACGCACGGCGCCCGTAAAGGTCTGGCGGATACCGCCCTGAAGACCGCCGACGCCGGTTATCTGACCCGCCGTCTGGTGGACGTGGCCCAGGAAATGGTCATCAACGAGCCCGATTGCGGCACGGTCAACGGCATCACGGTCGCGGCCATCACCGAGGGCGACGAATTGGTCGTTTCGCTCAAAGAACGCATTGTGGGCCGTGTTGCCCTTGACAATATCGTCGATATCGTCACCGACCAGCAGGTCGTGGGCTCCGGCGAGATCATCACGGAAGAGAAGGCCGATTTCATCGAGCAGTTGGGCATTGAGAAAGTGCGCATCCGTTCGGTCCTGACCTGCGAAACCGAGCAGGGTGTCTGCATCAAATGCTACGGCCGCAACCTCGCCACGCATCGTGTCGTGGAGATCGGGGAAGCGGTGGGGACCATCGCCGCCCAGAGCATCGGCGAGCCGGGCACCCAGCTGACCATGCGGACCTTCCACATCGGCGGCACGGCCTCCAGGACCATCGAGCAGTCCTTCATCAAGGTCAAACAGGACGGTACCGTCAAATACCACCAATTGCGCGCCGTCCAGCGCGGCAAGGAATTTATCGTCCTCAACCGCAACGGGGCCGTGAGCATCAACAACGAATACGGCCGCGAATACGAGCGCCACATCCTTCCGCAGGGCACGGCTTTGAGTTTTGCCGACGGAAAATCCATCAGCAAAGGCGCCATCGTGGCGAGCTGGGACCCGTACACCATCCCGATCATCACGGAGGCCAAAGGCAGCGTCTCCTTTGAGGACCTGACCGAGAACGTCACGTTCCGCCGCGAGGAGAACCCCGTGACGGGCATCGTCGAACGCGTGGTTGTGGAACACAAACAGGAATTTCATCCGCAGATCATCATCACCGACGACAAGAAAGAGATCGTCGGGATCTATTCCATCCCCGTGGGGGCGCACATCCTCGTCAGCGACAAGAACGTGGTCGGCGCCGGCGAATTGATCGCCAAGATCCCGCGCGGGGCCAGCAAGACCCGTGACATCACCGGCGGTTTGCCGCGCGTCGCGGAACTTTTTGAGGCCCGCCGTCCGAAAGACCCGGCGGTCATTTCCGAGATCGACGGGACCGTCGAGTTCGGCGCGGACAAGAAGGGCCTGCGGATGATCGTCGTGCGTTCCTCGACCGGCATGGTCAAGGAATACACCATCCCGCACGGCAAACATCCCAACGTGTACAAGGGCGACACCGTGTACGCCGGCCAGCAGTTGACCGACGGGCCGGTCGTCCCGCAGGACATTTTGCGCGTTTGCGGGGACAAGGCCTTGCAGGAATATCTCCTCAACGAGGTTCAGGAGGTCTATCGGCTGCAGGGTGTTCGCATCAACGACAAGCACATCGAGATCATCATCTCGATGATGCTCAAGAAAGTGCGCATCGACGATTCAGGGTCCAACGACTTTTTGGTCGGCGACCAGGTGGACCGCGTGGTCTTCAAGAAAGCCAATGAGGCCGTGCTCAAGAAAAAGGGCAAACCGGCCCAGGCGACCCCGCTGCTGCTGGGGATCACCAAGGTCTCTTTGACGACGGAAAGTTTTATTTCCGCGGCGAGCTTCCAGGAAACGACAAGGGTCTTGACAGAGGCAGCCGCTTCTGGTAAAGTTGACCTTTTACTTGGACTTAAAGAAAACGTTATAGTGGGTCACCTTATCCCCGCAGGGACGGGGATGAAGGAGTATCAAAAGGTGGAAATGGTAAAATATGCCGACAATATCACAGCTGATCAGACATCGCCGGAAACACAAAGCCAGACGCAGTAA
- the rpoB gene encoding DNA-directed RNA polymerase subunit beta, with amino-acid sequence MGKLKIRNFSKFQDNFELPKLLDIQTLSYEEFLQRGIATDKRKDQGLEEVFREVFPLESYDAQIRLEYIGYVIGKEKYSRHECQRRGMTYAAPLKVKLRLITPVDIKEQEVYFGDFPLMTDTGTFIINGDERVVVSQIQRPPGVSFEEETHPTGKSIYYGRVIPSRGAWFEIKYDLNDVLIAYVDRRRNFPASQILRIMGLSNLEDMKKMFGAHLDKLKNTLEKDHTNTKEEALLDFYRKMRPTEPATVEVAETLFFRLFFDPKRYDLSKVGRHIINRKLGTSVAMDNRVLDIETVVAAIKYLIGLREGTGETDDIDHLGNRRIKSVGELIQNQVRIGLARLERSIKERLVVMSSFENLTVHHLINSRLFSNQIQDFFARSQLSQFMDQVNPLSEMTHKRRMSALGPGGLSRERAGFEVRDVHPTHYGRVCPIETPEGPNIGLIASLTTCARVNELGFIETPYRKVADGKVGRKIEYLTADVDQNKYIAQANSAIDKDGRFTEHLVSCRYKGDFPHVKPDKVEYMDVSPKQLVSVAAALIPFLEHDDANRALMGSNMQRQSVPLMIPEVPFVGTGMEEKVARDSGVLVIAQEAGTVTKVDGREIVVGKTVYPLKNFQRSNANTCVHQRPLVKPGEKVEAGQTIADGIGTQNGRLALGRNVLVAFMPWRGYNFEDAILINERIVREDVFTSIHVERFECECRETRLGNEEITRDIPNVGDEALKDLTEDGIIRVGAEVKAGDILVGKVTPKSEKELSPEERLLRAIFGEKAADVRDTSLTLSPGIEGVIVNVESFQRNERGRKSKQDKAKEAEAVNKIKEYYRQEIDFIQQEKDAKLSKMLGIDKRRVAKLTIDDIDEDSEAREVMGFYMDKIAELMEEEERELDRIRRGDELPAGVLKRVVVYVATKRKLSVGDKMAGRHGNKGIVSRILPEEDMPFMADGRSVDVVLNPLGVPSRMNVGQLLETHLGWAVQALGFHAETPVFNGATEQEIRSLLKQAGLPEDGKSVVCDGHTGVPFSQKVTVGYIYILKLNHLVDEKIHARSIGPYSLVTQQPLGGKAHFGGQRFGEMEVWALEAYGAAYTLQEMLTVKSDDVVGRSRIYEAIVKGEQALPPGTPESFNVLVKELQGLCLDIRMEKAESKDEPKAESKDQSKEEATI; translated from the coding sequence ATGGGAAAACTCAAGATCAGGAATTTCAGCAAGTTCCAGGATAATTTCGAATTACCCAAGCTCTTAGACATACAGACCCTTTCTTACGAAGAATTTCTGCAAAGGGGCATTGCGACGGACAAACGCAAAGACCAGGGATTGGAGGAAGTTTTCCGTGAAGTCTTCCCCCTGGAAAGTTACGACGCCCAGATCCGCCTTGAATATATCGGATACGTCATCGGCAAGGAAAAATATTCCCGCCACGAGTGCCAGCGCCGCGGGATGACCTATGCCGCCCCCCTGAAGGTCAAGCTTCGTCTTATCACCCCCGTGGACATCAAAGAGCAGGAAGTGTATTTCGGCGATTTCCCGCTCATGACCGATACCGGGACCTTCATCATCAATGGCGACGAACGCGTCGTCGTTTCCCAGATCCAGCGTCCGCCGGGCGTTTCTTTTGAAGAAGAAACGCATCCGACGGGTAAAAGCATTTATTACGGCCGCGTCATCCCTTCGCGCGGGGCATGGTTCGAGATCAAATATGACCTCAATGATGTCCTCATCGCCTACGTGGACCGCCGCCGCAATTTTCCGGCGTCCCAGATCCTGCGCATCATGGGCCTCTCCAACCTCGAAGACATGAAAAAAATGTTCGGGGCGCATCTCGACAAGCTCAAGAACACCCTTGAGAAAGACCACACGAATACCAAGGAAGAAGCGCTGCTGGATTTTTACCGCAAAATGCGCCCGACAGAGCCCGCCACCGTGGAAGTGGCCGAGACGCTGTTCTTCCGTTTATTTTTTGACCCCAAGCGTTATGACTTGAGCAAGGTCGGCCGCCACATCATCAACCGCAAACTCGGCACCAGTGTCGCGATGGACAACCGCGTGCTGGACATTGAGACCGTGGTCGCGGCGATCAAGTATCTGATCGGCCTGCGCGAAGGGACCGGCGAGACCGACGACATCGACCATTTGGGCAACCGCCGCATCAAGTCCGTCGGTGAACTCATCCAGAATCAGGTGCGCATCGGTTTGGCGCGCCTGGAGCGTTCCATCAAGGAACGCCTGGTCGTCATGAGCTCTTTTGAGAACCTGACCGTGCATCATTTGATCAATTCGCGCCTCTTCTCCAACCAGATCCAGGATTTCTTTGCCCGCAGCCAGTTGTCGCAGTTCATGGACCAGGTCAACCCGCTTTCTGAAATGACCCACAAGCGCCGGATGTCCGCGCTTGGTCCCGGCGGTCTTTCGCGCGAACGCGCCGGTTTTGAAGTGCGCGACGTGCATCCGACCCATTACGGCCGCGTGTGCCCCATTGAGACGCCCGAAGGTCCGAACATCGGTTTGATCGCGTCTTTGACCACCTGTGCCCGCGTCAATGAACTGGGTTTCATCGAGACCCCGTACCGCAAGGTCGCGGACGGCAAGGTCGGCCGGAAGATCGAGTATCTGACCGCCGACGTGGACCAGAACAAATACATCGCCCAGGCCAATAGCGCCATTGACAAGGACGGGCGTTTCACGGAGCATCTGGTGTCCTGCCGTTACAAAGGAGATTTTCCGCATGTGAAACCGGATAAAGTCGAATACATGGACGTTTCTCCGAAACAGCTGGTTTCCGTGGCCGCGGCGCTGATCCCGTTTTTGGAACACGACGACGCCAACCGCGCGCTCATGGGCTCCAACATGCAGCGCCAGAGCGTGCCTTTGATGATCCCGGAAGTACCTTTCGTCGGTACCGGTATGGAAGAGAAAGTGGCCCGCGACTCCGGGGTCCTTGTGATCGCCCAGGAGGCCGGCACCGTCACCAAGGTGGACGGCCGCGAGATCGTCGTCGGCAAGACCGTTTATCCTTTGAAGAATTTTCAGCGTTCCAACGCCAATACCTGCGTGCACCAGCGTCCGCTGGTCAAACCCGGCGAAAAAGTCGAAGCCGGGCAGACCATCGCCGACGGCATCGGTACCCAGAACGGCCGTCTGGCCCTGGGCCGCAACGTGCTGGTCGCGTTCATGCCCTGGCGCGGATACAATTTTGAGGACGCCATTCTGATCAATGAACGCATTGTGCGCGAGGATGTGTTCACGTCCATTCACGTCGAGCGTTTTGAGTGCGAATGCCGCGAGACCCGTTTGGGCAATGAAGAGATCACCCGCGATATCCCCAACGTCGGCGACGAGGCCCTCAAGGACCTGACCGAGGACGGCATCATACGCGTCGGGGCGGAGGTCAAGGCCGGTGATATTCTCGTCGGCAAGGTGACCCCCAAAAGCGAGAAGGAGCTGTCTCCCGAGGAACGGCTGCTGCGCGCCATTTTCGGGGAAAAGGCGGCGGACGTGCGCGACACCTCTTTGACCCTCTCGCCCGGGATCGAAGGGGTCATTGTCAACGTTGAGTCCTTCCAGCGCAACGAGCGCGGCCGCAAATCCAAGCAGGACAAGGCCAAGGAAGCCGAGGCGGTCAATAAGATCAAGGAGTATTACAGGCAGGAGATCGATTTTATCCAGCAGGAAAAGGACGCGAAATTGAGCAAGATGCTGGGCATTGACAAAAGGCGCGTGGCGAAACTCACCATCGACGATATTGATGAGGACTCCGAAGCCCGCGAGGTCATGGGTTTTTACATGGACAAGATCGCGGAACTGATGGAAGAAGAGGAACGCGAACTGGACCGCATCCGCCGGGGCGATGAACTGCCCGCGGGCGTCCTCAAGCGTGTCGTCGTCTATGTGGCCACCAAGCGCAAATTGTCCGTCGGCGACAAGATGGCCGGCCGTCACGGGAACAAGGGGATCGTGTCGCGCATCCTGCCGGAAGAGGACATGCCTTTCATGGCCGACGGCCGTTCGGTGGACGTGGTTTTAAACCCGCTGGGCGTGCCTTCGCGTATGAACGTGGGACAATTGCTGGAAACGCATTTGGGATGGGCCGTGCAGGCGCTGGGTTTCCACGCCGAGACACCCGTCTTTAACGGCGCCACCGAACAGGAGATCCGTTCGCTTTTGAAACAGGCCGGTTTGCCCGAGGACGGCAAATCCGTCGTCTGTGACGGGCATACAGGCGTGCCGTTCAGTCAAAAGGTGACTGTTGGTTACATTTACATCCTCAAGCTCAATCATCTGGTGGACGAGAAGATCCACGCCCGTTCCATCGGGCCGTATTCCCTCGTCACCCAGCAGCCGTTGGGCGGCAAGGCGCATTTCGGCGGCCAGCGTTTCGGGGAAATGGAAGTTTGGGCCCTGGAGGCCTATGGGGCCGCGTACACCCTGCAGGAAATGCTCACTGTCAAATCCGACGACGTTGTCGGCCGCAGCCGGATCTACGAGGCCATCGTCAAGGGGGAACAGGCCCTGCCTCCGGGCACGCCGGAATCGTTCAACGTTCTGGTCAAAGAGCTGCAGGGACTTTGTCTGGACATCCGCATGGAAAAAGCCGAATCCAAAGATGAACCAAAAGCTGAATCCAAAGATCAATCAAAGGAAGAAGCCACGATATGA
- the rplL gene encoding 50S ribosomal protein L7/L12 produces the protein MSETAVKEISPKLDGVLKTIEGLTVLELADLVKAMEDKFGIQAAAPMMAPAAAPVGGAAPAEEKTSFDVVLKDAGANKINVIKEVRSMTNLGLKEAKDLVEAAPKTVKEAVPKAEAEELKKKLEAAGAKVELK, from the coding sequence ATGTCTGAAACCGCCGTTAAGGAGATCTCTCCTAAATTAGACGGGGTCCTCAAAACGATTGAAGGCCTCACCGTCCTGGAATTGGCCGATCTGGTCAAGGCCATGGAAGACAAATTCGGTATCCAGGCCGCCGCGCCCATGATGGCGCCCGCCGCCGCGCCCGTGGGCGGAGCCGCTCCTGCCGAGGAAAAGACCTCGTTCGACGTCGTCCTCAAGGATGCCGGTGCCAACAAGATCAACGTCATCAAGGAAGTCCGTTCGATGACGAACCTGGGGCTCAAGGAAGCCAAGGACCTTGTCGAAGCCGCTCCGAAGACCGTTAAGGAAGCTGTTCCCAAAGCCGAAGCTGAAGAACTCAAGAAGAAACTTGAAGCTGCCGGCGCCAAAGTGGAATTGAAGTAA
- the rplJ gene encoding 50S ribosomal protein L10 has translation MRVGELYRQKIAVSVKDGVAKNSSTFVVSFHGISCAKMDSLRKDLKRKKADVLVAKTSVADIAFKEARYQPLADCLQGQMALVLSNSDASEISKILVKFAKDCEGFVLKGMLLDGKMLDPDTIKTLSALPPRNVLLAQVLGTMQAPLTRFMGALNAKTRDLCFLLKQLSEKKGGS, from the coding sequence ATGAGAGTCGGAGAATTATACCGTCAAAAGATCGCCGTTTCCGTCAAGGACGGCGTTGCCAAAAACAGCAGCACGTTCGTGGTGAGCTTCCACGGCATCTCTTGCGCGAAGATGGACTCCTTGCGCAAGGACCTCAAGCGCAAGAAGGCCGATGTCCTGGTCGCCAAAACATCGGTGGCGGACATCGCCTTTAAAGAAGCCAGGTATCAGCCGTTGGCCGACTGCCTGCAAGGCCAGATGGCCCTTGTCTTAAGCAACTCCGACGCCTCTGAAATTTCCAAGATTCTCGTCAAGTTCGCCAAGGATTGCGAAGGGTTCGTCCTCAAAGGGATGCTTCTCGACGGCAAGATGCTTGATCCGGACACGATCAAGACCTTGTCCGCTTTGCCCCCCAGAAATGTTCTTTTAGCACAGGTGTTGGGGACCATGCAGGCGCCGTTGACCCGTTTCATGGGCGCTTTGAACGCCAAGACACGCGACCTTTGTTTCCTATTAAAACAGTTAAGCGAAAAAAAGGGAGGTAGTTAA
- the rplA gene encoding 50S ribosomal protein L1: MAHLSKRMKEVRKAIEGIKAPVPLSDAIAHLAKAPKVKFDETVELHLNLNLDLKASDQGVRGTVALPHGTGRSVRVAVFCKGDAVAKAQAAGAEHVGGNELIEKVAGGFMDFDVVVATPDMMRDLSKLGKLLGPRGLMPTPKAGTVTADVERAVREVKAGRVEFKSDKQGGIHLGIGKRSFAENKLVENVQHVLEAINHAKPASVKGNLIKSLSVATSMGPGIKVAL, from the coding sequence ATGGCACATTTGAGCAAAAGAATGAAAGAAGTCCGCAAAGCGATCGAAGGCATCAAGGCCCCGGTCCCGTTGTCCGACGCCATCGCCCATTTGGCCAAGGCCCCCAAGGTCAAATTCGACGAGACCGTTGAATTGCACCTGAATTTGAACCTGGACCTTAAGGCCTCTGACCAGGGCGTGCGCGGCACCGTGGCTTTGCCTCACGGCACCGGCAGGAGCGTGCGTGTGGCCGTATTCTGCAAAGGCGACGCGGTGGCCAAGGCGCAGGCCGCGGGCGCCGAACATGTCGGCGGCAATGAATTGATCGAAAAGGTGGCCGGCGGGTTCATGGACTTTGACGTCGTGGTCGCCACTCCCGATATGATGCGCGACTTGAGCAAACTCGGCAAACTGCTCGGCCCCCGCGGGCTGATGCCGACCCCTAAGGCCGGCACGGTCACCGCTGACGTCGAGCGCGCCGTCAGGGAAGTCAAGGCGGGCCGCGTGGAATTCAAGTCCGACAAGCAGGGCGGCATCCATTTGGGGATCGGCAAGCGTTCCTTCGCCGAGAACAAATTAGTGGAGAATGTCCAGCACGTCCTGGAAGCCATCAACCACGCCAAGCCGGCGTCGGTCAAAGGCAATCTGATCAAAAGTCTGTCCGTGGCCACGAGCATGGGGCCCGGGATCAAGGTGGCCCTATGA
- the rplK gene encoding 50S ribosomal protein L11 — translation MAKEAVAQIKLYVPAGQANPAPPVGPALGQHGVNIMMFCKSFNDKTKGKEALPLPVVITVYKDKSFDFIIKTPPSSALIKKAAKLAKASGTAGKEVIGTLTAQQVEEIAKLKMDDLNTVDLKQAMITIAGTARSMGIEVK, via the coding sequence ATGGCTAAAGAAGCCGTCGCACAAATTAAGTTGTATGTTCCTGCGGGCCAGGCCAACCCGGCCCCTCCGGTCGGTCCTGCCTTGGGCCAGCACGGGGTCAACATCATGATGTTCTGCAAGTCGTTCAACGACAAGACCAAGGGCAAAGAAGCCCTGCCTTTGCCGGTCGTCATCACGGTGTATAAGGACAAATCATTTGATTTCATCATCAAGACGCCGCCGAGCTCGGCCCTCATCAAGAAGGCCGCCAAGCTCGCCAAGGCCTCGGGTACCGCCGGCAAGGAAGTCATCGGCACCTTGACCGCCCAACAGGTGGAAGAGATCGCGAAGTTGAAAATGGACGATTTGAACACCGTCGATCTCAAGCAGGCCATGATCACCATCGCCGGTACCGCCCGTTCCATGGGGATTGAAGTGAAGTAG
- the nusG gene encoding transcription termination/antitermination protein NusG: protein MKWYVVHTQTGAEERAKAGLDSRVATTALKQYVGEVVVPTEQVSEVRGGKKRITTRKFFPGYLLIKMEMNKESWYLVKTTPGITGFIGPGRQPQPLTDTEVDNILKRTQETETKPSPKIIFEVGEAIRIAQGPFANFNGSVMEVYPDRGKLKVSVSIFGRSTLVELEYWQVEKI from the coding sequence ATGAAATGGTACGTCGTCCATACGCAGACCGGTGCTGAAGAGCGGGCCAAGGCAGGCTTAGACAGCCGCGTTGCCACCACCGCTTTGAAGCAATACGTCGGCGAAGTCGTTGTCCCGACCGAGCAGGTTTCCGAGGTGCGCGGCGGAAAGAAGCGGATCACCACCCGCAAGTTTTTTCCCGGCTACCTTTTGATCAAGATGGAAATGAACAAGGAAAGCTGGTACCTGGTGAAAACGACGCCGGGGATCACCGGCTTTATCGGCCCGGGACGCCAGCCCCAGCCCCTGACGGACACCGAGGTGGACAACATCCTCAAGCGGACACAGGAAACCGAGACCAAACCCAGTCCGAAGATCATTTTTGAGGTGGGGGAGGCGATCCGCATCGCGCAGGGGCCGTTCGCGAATTTCAACGGTTCGGTCATGGAAGTCTATCCGGACCGCGGCAAGTTGAAGGTCAGCGTGTCCATTTTCGGCCGCTCGACGCTGGTTGAATTGGAATACTGGCAGGTTGAAAAAATCTAA
- the secE gene encoding preprotein translocase subunit SecE, with protein MIGKVQGFIGQVMAELKKVSWSTRQELRDSTLIVIFSSLFLGGFIAAIDLVLSKGIFLIVR; from the coding sequence ATGATAGGCAAAGTCCAAGGATTTATCGGGCAGGTCATGGCCGAGCTCAAGAAGGTTTCCTGGTCCACGCGCCAGGAACTTCGGGATTCGACCCTGATCGTCATTTTCAGTTCTCTTTTTTTGGGCGGCTTCATCGCGGCCATTGATCTTGTTCTTTCAAAAGGGATTTTTTTGATCGTCAGGTAA